The Bactrocera dorsalis isolate Fly_Bdor chromosome 2, ASM2337382v1, whole genome shotgun sequence region AAAAGGACAAACAACATTTGAGAATTGGCGGATATTTATTTGGTGCTTCTTAGCGGGAATGCTATATATGGGTTAAGCTGAACACGTTCAAACTATAACTAGTTTTGAGTATTAAATTTTCCGCTaacattctttttttatttgttttgcgtTTTATTCGCTTTGCAACTAAAAGTCATAAACAATTTATGTGGATAGTAACATTCAGCCAATAGTATTATCGTGTTACTAACAGGTGATCCAAGTataagtaattttttcaatagctgTCTTTGACAGATCACatgtgagtcgtgtcaagctgtcatgttatttttgttctgtattgtttggtatttcatcatggaaacacttacgcctgaacaatgtttacaaatcgcTCAACTTTATTACATAAACGCTctgtaatgaatttttttcgcgcacttcgctcaacttatggtcatcGTAATCGGCCTTTTcccaacaccatcacccatcttgagaaccagcattcattattgggtaaTAATAGACCGAATACATCATGTCCAACAGGCAAGgaggaaaatatagcagccatagctgagagtgCACATAGACGAAGacagtggagagtcgattcggcgccattcACAGCAACTCGGcgatttggcgcattttacttTGGGATCTtatattgaaagcgtacaaaataagcttgtgcaaaaactgaagtCGTTCGACTTTCTGAAGCGACATCGCTTGAAGCTCATGATCATCATTTAGCATCATTTAGTTTCAATCAGAcagtgccacttcccacacattgtTTCAgtaaatggatttattgaaagtacactttggtgagcagaaaatttcacgttttgggtcagtcgattggccaccaagatcgtgtaataTAACACCGTAAGACTTtgtcctgtggggatatgtaaagtctgaagtctatCCGGATAGTCCCGCTTCGATACAGACATTGGAGCAAAACAtaacgcgtgtcattcgccaattacTGGTCGAAATGTtccaacgagtcatcgaaaattggactcaacggatagaccatccgagacgtagccgtggccaacatttgaaagaaataatcttcgaaaaaatgccaaagaatgatctttcgaatgatagtaaGCATTCCcgataaaatttaaagtttctgggttttttctttaaacaagtaggggatctcgaaatagatcaccctttatatgaatATAGATGAATAtgggttttattattttttagttttataaaatagtCAGAAAGATACAAAGTAGTCAAAGCaaacaaactaaaattttaggACTAAAAACATACTGGGGCTAAACAGACCAGTCTTCTTCAAAGATATTATTAGGTAACAGATCATTGGATGACTTGAAAATACGATAGAAAAacgtataattttttgtaaatattttctaataaaagttgtcttcaaaaaatttatcaattagttttatttttatttcgcacCAAATCTAGTAATAGGGTTTTCCACATGGAttatataagaaattaaataaaaatagcggcccctaaaaataaaaaaatagtaacagTGTTCGGCGAAGATTTTTGTATATCCAATAGAAACATTTGAGGGGATAgagttcaaaaaaattttgatttttaatcacTTTTTGCTGATTTCTTCACTCAAACCGCATTCACCGAAATTTCTGCAATTATTGCCATTTAACCGTTATTTAAAATTCCTTACAACTCGTAAATAACTGTCCCAGCAGGTTTCGCATCATCTAAGCTCACTTCCAATTAATTTCAAACCgaatatataccatataaatgGATCGTTGACGTATTCATTGCTGGATTATTAGCTGCAGCTGGGAGGCAAATTAGCCGTCTCTGCATTTTATGCGCCATCGTTTCATTATCGACTTGACACGTAATGCGACTATAATTAATGATTTCTTCAGTTCGAAACTGgctattaattacattttatatttgtttctatttttgtctttttttgtttatcttttgtttttgtcttaaaAGCCACTTAAACTTAGTTCTTGAAATGACATTTTTATGGTTTCGAATTTTGATGGCGTTCGCCGACTAATCGTAGACGCCAACTTGTTCGCGAACGTAATCATAGTCGCCCCGGTTATTATTATAAGCTtgtctttaaattttgttttcgtttaatttatgCGTTCGCTTATTTGTTTACAAGCATTATTGCGCATTTCTTTTGTGCAAAAATTCCAAACTTTCTACCATTAAACTCGGGAATCGCCAAAGCGTcgtcaatattttgaaaatacatttaaacaaattaattatcaacaaacattttgttttttacaataaataagttattttattaaatgtctTAACAGAAAATATCacaaggaaataaataaatacacaacaaaaacatcgGTAGAGACTTGCAACACAATGCGTTCaatagaatttcttttgatttgcCGGGTTCACGCTATAGAGATCGTAATCGAACTGATCCCATGCATAGGCGTCGGCGCCGCGCGGCACTGAGGATCCTTTTTTCAACTTCAGCATCTTCTTTTTCTCCAGCTTGGGATCGGCCACTTCAATGCGCTGACGTATTTCACGTTCCTGCTTCGACACGGCTTGCGGTGCACGTATCGGTGTATTCTTGGGCAAGAACTGTGTTTCGTCCATACTGAAGTCGGACTCCGCTGTCATTTTTGGTTCGTGGAAACTGGCGAAATTCTGATACTTTATAGAATCCGTGGGGAATTTGTCATCAGCCATAATCGTGTCAAAGTTGTTGCTCTGTACCATCGGCACCTCGGCCGATGCGGAGGCGATGAGTGGGTCGATATTGTATCTGCCGTATTTGCCAACTTTGTAGTAGAGTGGGCTAGCTTCAATCGTTAGCACGGAGAGGAGCGATAGTGCGACGAAGGTTAACTGTAAATGTAAGAATTAAGAATTAATAATTGTAATCTtgttgtaatttaataaaattattaaaatgaattaattaattattttatttaattattaattaattattattaaaattagtttagaataaaatcaaaattaaattaattaatagtgAATTAAtacgtattttttaataattttatttacaacatttaaataataatttaattatttaataaaattattaaaaaactatttattaattaaattaaatgaaattaattttaattatttaattttcaaataaatgcatcatttaattattttagttacGCTAAATTAATGTTTAGTTATTgccaattaaatttttgtaataaaattaaattaagttatttaattaacaataattaaataataattgaattttttaataaaattattaaaaagtattattaattaatttaatttagatttaattttaaattaattttaattacctacttaattttattaattaaaaattttaataattttattagttaatttgtttgatttaattaaaaaattaaaagtaaatgtataataaatttttcttaattttgaaataaaaaaatttatgaactataaataattaattaatagaattaaaaacttaaattaattacttatacaaaatttaaattagttcaagaaatctaaaaatatttgattgaaaattttcattttctaaacTTTGAATATTCCAACTTAATACTTTCGGATAATTACTCTTAAAACACTACtcttttccattaaaaaattacCATTTTCTGCACAAAATCTcgcattttttcacaatttacaGTTATCCCGTATAATTTACTTAATCTTTTAGACTGTGTCCTTCAATATGTTCTTAAATCGTAAAATCGCAGTGTCTTTATATCTCACTTAGCACTTGCGCACTTTCTTTATAAACACAAACTTTTTGGGTTGTTGATGCTGTCAAAACAGTGTGGCATCTAACTGCCGATTGAAGCGTCTTTTAACTTTTGAACGAAAATTCGCATTAGCCCACACTGAAACAAGCAGACGCCGACGTAAGCACAGTAGCaccttatacatatgtttgcacaTACTGTTGTGTATCTGAAAGCACACGTTCAGTTTGGAATCGAGCAAATTTTCGTACACAAAAAATTGGTCAAATAACAAACAAACCATCAGACGCCAAAATCGATCAGCGAACATCGCAGAACCACAGCGAAAAAAGGCAATCCCGCGTGAAACCCGCAGATCCGGTTTTCGGAGAAATGCGCCAATGAACGTGACCGGTCGCTCGCAAATTCTTAATGGTATTTCTCTACAGTCTGatgatttttattgtttcattttgtgtgtttttgttgtagttacgAAGGGAAATGTCCAGAATTGTGTGCAATTAAAGGCAAATGTGATTGCACGGCGCCGCCTGCGCAATGCGTAGCGCACTGGCCGGGCTGGCTGGTTTTCTGTGCAGTGAACCCTACATGACCGCAACATGCCAATAAACGACATTAGCGAGTTCGCGCTCATCGGTAGGTGGGCGCAGTCGCAAAGCctcataaattaaacaaattctgAAATTCAAAGCCAAATTTGGCAGCAAAAAATaccgaaatgaaatcaaaagtaAGCGCGACAAAAAAGTGTTCAAGTTCAACTTCATCACACAGAtaggtatacaaatatttatagtaattGTATACCGTACACAACATGgaagaaaattaaatagtgAGAAAAGATATGCATTTCGTATATGTTATCGAATGGAAACAGAaccactcttcttcttctttgctggcGTTGGTGTCGATTACGCGAATATAGCccagttaacaacagcgctccaggcgatttttgttttcactatttggcgccaattcgtcCTTCTTCCTttggtccttcttcacctgatctctccaacggagtgaaggtcttcctcttcctctgcttccaccggcgggtacttaATCGAAAACcatcaaagctggagtgttctattaaatccggacaacatgacttatccagcgcagtcgctgtctcttgattcactgatctcgtacagctcatcgttccatcgactgcggtactcgcTAATGCCTATGCCTATGCGCAAAAGACCACAAATATTCCGCTAAACTTTTCTCTTGAACACTCCCAAGACCGATTCCTGAGATGATATCATTGTTTATGCCTCCGCATCATATAGCATGGCAGGGATGACAAGGGACTcgtttgatctttgttcgtcaGGAGAggacttaatttttaattgcctaGTCAAtcagtagcacctgttggtaagaatGATTCTGCGTTTTTATTTCAAGACTGAACAATGATCCTGTTTCGATCTTAAATTTAAGGAACCAGATTTTCTGGGAAATTTTAATGGTGTAGTTAGTTATCAAGAGATAAGGAAAAATTTCCAAAAGCAAGCAATTTTTCTGCTTCCAAGCCAGACCATGTACCAACGAACGAAACTAATAATAATCCGACGATGCAATATCTGGCGAATATGGTGGGTGCTGTAAAACTTCCCATATAATCGGTTTTAACGAGTTTGGTAACATAACGACGGTCATTGTCAAACAGCAGAATGTTTTCTTTGTGCCTCAACTGATATTGAGGTCATAAGAAACCCAAATCCTTTATTTCTGAATCATTCCCAGTACATGTAGTCGCTTGAAAATGGGTTTACGCCAACTCCCAATGCTGTCGCCAGCTCTTTTTGCGTTTGACGCGGTTCTTCAGCGAGCAACGTCTCCATTCACTCTCTTCGAAGGTTAGCGAACAGTCGCTAATATCGAAATTACCGTCTTTGAAGCGACGAAACCATTCACGACGCATTGTTCCagtataaacttttttgagttcGCGGTGTGCTTTAGCCACCAATTTGTTGGACTGAAAGAAGAAAATCAAGACATCTCGTCATGATCACCATGATcttgaatcaaaacaagaggctaaagtATGGTGTGAGCCTGGATATTCGGCTTCGAAACAAGTTCGTGTCCAAAAATCGGTGAAGctggttatggcatcagttttttgggatacgaaaggaattttgtttgtggattacatgcaaactggtaaaacaattatttctgaatattattgcaaccttttggaccagttgaaggacaaaattcgtgaaaaaagaCCCGGTTTGCAGAAGACAAAATCCTTTTTCAGCAGGACAAAGCACAAATCCATAATTTAAAGTTCGATTTGTtggagcatccaccgtattcaccagatttggcctccagcgacttccatttgtttccataactcaaaaaatttatacatggCAAACGTTTtccatcaaatgaagaggtcataacggctgttgaagccTATTTTGCAAaccttccggattctcacttcagggatgggatccaaagattggaggatcgttggagcaagtgtattaatgttcagggagattatactgtataataaagtatatttagaatcacaaaattgtgtttttcttatcaaaggacaaaacttattgaacaacctggtatatGACACATAAACAAAGTCACTAATGTGGATACgcactttccttttcaaatgtcttttcttttttctgaaGCCTCTTATGAGAAATAGCGAGAACTTATTTGCGCACCTAATGCCTCATCTATAGTAAAATATACACTACAGATATCGAAAGTTTCAGTAATACTAAAAGGTTACTCTCTTCCTTACTGAGTCGTGATCTCAAAATTTCGTtgacaaaatcaaaatacaaatatttgtgtatagGGTATGAAAATTGAAGCCTTATTTCAGCCACAGTTGTTCTGCCTTTTTATAATCATTTAAATATCCAGGTATTTAACGCTGTTATTTGTTttcatacatacagacagacattTGCAATTATG contains the following coding sequences:
- the LOC105233614 gene encoding uncharacterized protein LOC105233614; the protein is MRDFVQKMLTFVALSLLSVLTIEASPLYYKVGKYGRYNIDPLIASASAEVPMVQSNNFDTIMADDKFPTDSIKYQNFASFHEPKMTAESDFSMDETQFLPKNTPIRAPQAVSKQEREIRQRIEVADPKLEKKKMLKLKKGSSVPRGADAYAWDQFDYDLYSVNPANQKKFY